From Flavobacterium arcticum, the proteins below share one genomic window:
- a CDS encoding DUF6952 family protein, giving the protein MKLPVIKHLNEFIEQNDQDYIVETLEVLEALTEVPSLKDEELDVIGELISNMYGALEVNKMIKDGMSKKDAVNSFMQRVLGAIDKN; this is encoded by the coding sequence ATGAAGTTACCAGTAATTAAGCACTTAAACGAGTTTATAGAGCAAAACGACCAAGACTATATAGTAGAAACCTTGGAAGTACTAGAAGCACTTACAGAAGTTCCATCTTTAAAAGATGAAGAATTAGATGTTATTGGAGAATTAATATCTAATATGTATGGTGCACTCGAGGTAAATAAGATGATTAAAGACGGTATGAGCAAAAAGGACGCAGTAAATAGTTTTATGCAGCGTGTACTTGGCGCAATAGACAAAAATTAG
- a CDS encoding thioredoxin family protein: MLQELDKDNLADIVAGEDVVVVQYSAGWCGNCRIMKPKFKRIAGENENVTFVIADAENFPESRKLANVDNLPTFATFKNGSLVNQVQTNKLEILTDLVNEVTSN, encoded by the coding sequence ATGTTACAGGAACTTGATAAAGACAATCTTGCAGATATCGTTGCCGGAGAAGATGTGGTAGTAGTACAATACTCTGCCGGATGGTGTGGTAACTGTAGGATAATGAAACCAAAATTTAAAAGAATAGCAGGAGAGAATGAAAATGTAACATTTGTTATCGCTGATGCTGAAAATTTTCCAGAGTCTAGAAAATTAGCTAATGTAGATAACCTACCTACTTTTGCTACTTTTAAAAATGGTAGCTTGGTAAACCAAGTACAAACAAACAAACTTGAAATTTTAACCGATTTAGTCAATGAAGTTACCAGTAATTAA
- a CDS encoding peroxiredoxin, with amino-acid sequence MSLVGKKFPNIAVDAISEMGDNLSINIFEEAVNNNKKVLLFWYPKDFTFVCPTELHAFQAALGEFEKRNTMVVGASCDTNEVHFAWLNTAKDNGGIEGVTYPILADTTRNLSNILGILDIESSSYDEDNDSVIISGSNVTYRATYLVDETGKIFHESVNDMPLGRNVNEYLRLIDAYTHVQEKGEVCPANWEEGKDAMTADRKGVASYLSQN; translated from the coding sequence ATGTCATTAGTAGGAAAAAAATTCCCAAACATTGCCGTAGACGCTATCTCTGAAATGGGAGATAATCTTTCAATTAACATTTTTGAAGAAGCTGTAAACAATAACAAGAAAGTATTATTATTTTGGTATCCTAAAGATTTTACTTTTGTATGCCCTACAGAATTACATGCTTTTCAAGCTGCTTTAGGTGAGTTTGAAAAAAGAAATACTATGGTAGTTGGTGCATCTTGCGATACTAACGAAGTGCACTTTGCATGGTTAAACACTGCAAAAGATAACGGTGGTATAGAAGGTGTTACTTATCCTATACTAGCAGATACTACAAGAAACTTATCTAATATTTTGGGTATTCTTGACATCGAATCATCTAGCTATGATGAAGATAATGATTCTGTTATCATTTCAGGTTCTAATGTTACTTATCGTGCTACTTATCTTGTAGATGAAACAGGTAAAATTTTCCACGAAAGTGTAAACGATATGCCACTTGGTAGAAATGTAAATGAATACCTACGCCTTATAGATGCTTATACTCACGTACAAGAAAAAGGTGAAGTATGCCCTGCAAACTGGGAAGAAGGTAAAGATGCTATGACTGCCGACAGAAAAGGTGTTGCTTCTTACCTAAGCCAAAACTAA
- a CDS encoding THUMP domain-containing class I SAM-dependent RNA methyltransferase, translated as MENFKMVAKTLFGFEEILAKELQILGAQDIEQGVRMVSFKGDKGFMYKANLALRTALKILKPIYFFRAYNESSLYKGIQGIDWSEYINENQSFVVDVTLHSDHFNHSQFVALKTKDAIVDQFRDKFGKRPDIDKDFPDLRINVHIYNDQCSVALDTSGNSLHQRGYRTATNIAPINEVLAAGMLLLSGWDGQGDFLDPMCGSGTILAEAAMIACNIPPNLNRKEFAFEKWSDWDNDLFDDIIDSLMKKVREFHYTIKGYDKAPSAVEKAKDNIKNANLDEYVTISRENFFETDKESQGPLHMVFNPPYGERLDVDMERFYREIGDTLKQGYPGTNAWFITANLEALKYVGLRPSRKIKLFNGKLEARLVKYEMYEGSKRTKFQQQQEQD; from the coding sequence ATGGAAAATTTTAAAATGGTAGCCAAAACCTTATTTGGTTTTGAAGAAATACTTGCAAAAGAATTACAAATACTAGGCGCACAGGATATAGAGCAGGGGGTAAGAATGGTAAGCTTTAAAGGCGATAAAGGCTTTATGTATAAAGCTAATCTTGCATTGCGTACTGCACTAAAAATATTAAAACCTATCTATTTTTTTAGAGCGTATAACGAAAGTAGCTTATATAAAGGTATACAAGGTATAGACTGGTCTGAATATATAAATGAAAATCAGTCATTTGTGGTAGATGTTACCTTACATTCTGACCATTTTAACCATTCGCAATTTGTAGCTTTAAAAACTAAAGATGCTATTGTAGACCAGTTTAGAGATAAATTTGGAAAACGCCCAGATATTGATAAAGATTTTCCAGACTTACGAATCAATGTACATATTTATAATGATCAATGCTCTGTAGCGCTAGATACCTCTGGTAACTCGCTACACCAAAGAGGATATCGTACAGCTACTAATATAGCTCCTATTAATGAAGTGCTTGCTGCAGGTATGCTATTACTAAGTGGTTGGGATGGACAAGGCGATTTCCTAGACCCAATGTGTGGTAGTGGAACGATACTTGCCGAAGCGGCTATGATAGCTTGTAATATACCTCCAAACTTAAATCGTAAAGAATTTGCTTTTGAAAAATGGAGCGATTGGGATAACGATCTTTTTGATGATATTATCGACTCGTTAATGAAAAAAGTGCGTGAGTTTCATTATACCATTAAAGGCTATGATAAAGCACCATCGGCAGTAGAGAAAGCAAAAGATAATATTAAAAATGCCAATCTAGATGAGTATGTTACTATAAGTCGTGAGAACTTTTTTGAAACAGATAAAGAAAGTCAAGGACCATTGCATATGGTTTTTAACCCCCCATACGGTGAAAGGCTTGATGTAGATATGGAACGTTTTTATCGTGAAATAGGCGATACATTAAAGCAAGGTTACCCAGGTACTAATGCATGGTTTATAACCGCTAATCTAGAAGCCCTAAAATATGTAGGGTTACGACCTTCGCGAAAAATAAAGCTATTTAACGGTAAGCTAGAAGCCAGATTGGTTAAATATGAAATGTATGAAGGTAGTAAGCGAACAAAGTTTCAACAACAACAGGAACAAGATTAA
- a CDS encoding GldL-related protein, with protein sequence MIVSEEQIEYIATNLEFYGITSGELKEDLLDHICTQIETGNYTDFETAYQNSLQTFGGHHAIHTIQRETYTLTTMQKSKRRQKLVYISAYISATLIALGSLFKIMHWPMASILLALGFIVLILLFFPAFFYHRYKSSEIKLYE encoded by the coding sequence ATGATAGTAAGTGAAGAACAAATTGAATATATAGCTACCAATCTTGAATTTTATGGAATAACTTCTGGTGAGCTTAAAGAGGACTTACTAGATCATATATGCACTCAAATAGAAACGGGTAATTATACAGATTTTGAAACTGCTTATCAAAATAGTTTACAAACATTTGGCGGTCATCATGCCATACATACCATACAGCGTGAAACTTATACTTTAACTACTATGCAAAAAAGTAAAAGAAGACAAAAGCTGGTTTACATTAGTGCTTATATTTCGGCTACATTAATAGCTTTGGGATCACTCTTTAAGATCATGCATTGGCCAATGGCTAGTATTCTTCTAGCTCTCGGTTTTATTGTACTAATCTTATTATTTTTTCCTGCTTTCTTTTACCATCGTTATAAATCATCAGAAATAAAACTATACGAATAA
- a CDS encoding PadR family transcriptional regulator encodes MYNKELTKGTLQPIILKLISESDKMYGYEITQKVKELTKGKIDISEGALYPILHKMEADKVLDTEKIYIGKRVRKYYKITESGKKVAMEITNELNDFIATLSLIFNEKKLVR; translated from the coding sequence ATGTATAATAAAGAACTAACAAAAGGAACGCTACAACCTATAATTTTAAAGCTCATTAGCGAGAGCGATAAAATGTATGGTTATGAAATTACCCAAAAGGTAAAAGAACTCACTAAAGGAAAAATTGATATATCCGAAGGTGCACTTTATCCTATACTTCATAAAATGGAAGCTGATAAAGTACTTGATACAGAGAAAATTTATATAGGTAAAAGGGTACGCAAATATTATAAAATTACAGAGTCTGGCAAAAAGGTAGCAATGGAGATTACCAATGAACTGAATGATTTTATAGCGACTCTTTCGCTAATTTTTAACGAAAAAAAACTAGTCAGATGA
- a CDS encoding S9 family peptidase, which yields MRKLLFLFLLTGFVATAQRNLNIQEATYGQYQAFAVKSLVSPQWRPETNTVTHLNASYSALVARSEGNKWSENTLLTKEDIITALKNKFPEEQFTIQIFPYSYTWKDKNTISFEVTGKDANYIVLFNVDKKEVSNAITINTEATQQALSPNNKYAASLNDNNIVITAANGKNTVVTNDVAGIVNGSDYTHRQEFGIDRGMWWSPNSDKLLYYRKDETMVGNYPLVDFGARTASEKDVKYPMAGLKSEEVTLVVYDIASAKKITLKTDGPKEQFLTTITWSPDGKYIFVGVLNREQNDLKLNKYDATTGNFINTLFEETATTYVEPLHPLTFVPGKNDEFIYRTEKDGYEQLYLYNTNGKLLKKLGYNDVVITDLLEFDAKAKNVFYVGTANNGLDRQLYKVNLKSGKTTPVTTASGVHNIVLNSDATYALDSFSNTTTPNDVSIINLKNNKTTTLFNAENPYTGKTVLPKMELVTITAADGKTPLNGRLIYPANFDASKKYPVMVYVYGGPHAQLITNSWLGGASLFDYYMAQKEYVVFTLDNRGSDARGRDFEHVIHRQLGQNEMADQMKGIDFLKSKSFVNQDKIGVYGWSFGGFMTTSLMTSHPETFKVGVAGGPVIDWKFYEIMYGERYMDMPQENPEGYAKTSLIDKAKNLQGRLLMIHGAQDNVVVQQHSMEFIQACIEANKQIDYFLYPTHEHNVRGKDRFHLNQKIADYFDTYLKKD from the coding sequence ATGAGAAAATTATTATTCCTATTCTTATTGACAGGTTTTGTAGCAACTGCACAACGTAACCTAAACATACAAGAAGCTACTTATGGACAATATCAGGCATTTGCTGTTAAAAGTCTTGTATCGCCGCAATGGCGACCAGAAACTAATACCGTTACACATCTTAACGCCTCATACTCGGCACTAGTAGCACGTAGCGAGGGTAATAAATGGAGTGAAAATACTTTACTTACTAAAGAAGATATAATTACCGCCTTAAAAAATAAATTTCCAGAGGAACAATTTACAATACAAATTTTCCCATATAGCTATACTTGGAAAGATAAAAATACCATTTCTTTTGAGGTTACAGGAAAGGATGCTAACTATATAGTACTTTTTAATGTTGATAAAAAAGAAGTAAGTAATGCCATTACTATAAATACCGAAGCTACACAACAAGCACTTTCTCCTAATAATAAGTATGCAGCTTCTTTAAACGATAATAATATTGTTATTACAGCTGCAAATGGTAAAAATACTGTTGTTACTAATGATGTTGCGGGCATTGTAAACGGTAGCGACTACACCCACCGTCAGGAATTTGGTATTGATAGAGGTATGTGGTGGAGTCCTAACAGCGATAAACTACTTTATTACCGCAAAGACGAAACAATGGTAGGTAACTACCCTTTAGTAGATTTTGGTGCTCGTACAGCATCAGAAAAAGATGTTAAATACCCAATGGCAGGATTAAAAAGTGAAGAGGTTACTCTTGTAGTATATGATATTGCATCAGCTAAAAAAATTACTTTAAAAACTGATGGTCCTAAAGAGCAATTTTTAACTACAATAACATGGTCTCCTGATGGTAAATATATATTTGTAGGTGTATTAAACAGGGAACAAAATGATTTAAAATTAAATAAATATGATGCCACTACAGGTAATTTTATAAACACACTTTTTGAAGAAACAGCTACTACTTATGTAGAGCCTTTGCACCCACTTACTTTTGTGCCTGGTAAAAACGACGAGTTTATATACCGTACAGAAAAAGACGGTTATGAGCAATTATACCTTTATAATACTAATGGAAAATTATTAAAAAAACTAGGCTATAATGATGTTGTTATTACTGACCTATTAGAATTTGATGCTAAAGCCAAGAATGTATTTTATGTAGGTACTGCTAACAATGGTCTTGACAGACAATTGTATAAAGTAAACTTAAAATCAGGTAAAACTACACCCGTTACTACTGCATCTGGTGTACATAATATTGTACTAAATAGTGATGCTACTTATGCACTCGATAGCTTTAGTAATACTACTACACCTAATGATGTAAGTATTATTAACCTAAAAAATAATAAGACTACTACCCTATTTAATGCTGAGAACCCTTATACAGGAAAAACGGTATTACCTAAAATGGAACTGGTTACTATAACGGCTGCTGATGGCAAAACACCGCTAAACGGTAGATTGATTTACCCTGCTAATTTTGATGCTTCTAAAAAATATCCTGTTATGGTATATGTTTACGGAGGTCCTCATGCGCAGCTTATAACCAATAGTTGGTTAGGCGGGGCTTCATTATTTGATTACTATATGGCACAAAAAGAGTATGTAGTATTTACTTTAGATAATAGAGGTAGCGATGCACGCGGGCGTGATTTTGAACACGTAATACATCGTCAGTTAGGTCAAAATGAAATGGCTGACCAAATGAAAGGTATTGATTTTCTTAAATCGAAGTCTTTTGTAAATCAAGATAAAATAGGTGTTTATGGCTGGAGCTTTGGTGGTTTTATGACTACGTCATTAATGACAAGCCATCCTGAAACTTTTAAAGTAGGTGTTGCCGGTGGCCCTGTTATTGACTGGAAATTTTACGAAATAATGTATGGTGAGCGTTATATGGATATGCCGCAGGAAAACCCTGAAGGCTATGCTAAAACTAGCCTTATAGACAAAGCTAAAAATCTACAAGGTAGATTACTTATGATACACGGTGCGCAAGATAATGTAGTAGTGCAACAGCACAGTATGGAGTTTATACAGGCTTGTATAGAAGCTAACAAACAAATAGACTACTTCCTGTACCCTACTCATGAGCATAACGTGCGTGGTAAAGATCGTTTTCACCTAAATCAGAAAATTGCTGATTATTTTGATACCTATTTGAAAAAAGATTAA
- a CDS encoding aminotransferase class I/II-fold pyridoxal phosphate-dependent enzyme codes for MAFNPADKIQDLQYFGEFGGVNPSVSDSSTYTFLSAKSMFDTFEGNAEGCYLYSRHTSPSNLYLSQALAAMEGTETANVAASGMGAITPVLLQLCGAGDHIVSSRTIYGGTYAFMKNFLPRLNINTAFVDITKLDVVEAAITPTTKVLYCETVSNPLLEVADIEGLSKIAKKHNLKLIVDNTFSPLSVSPVTMGADVVIHSLTKFINGSSDTVGGVVCASTEFINSLKSVNDGASMLLGSTMDSLRASSILKNLRTLHIRIKQHSHNALYLAEHFEKDGLKTVYPGLASHPSHELYKGMINPEYGFGGMLTIDAGSLEKANELMELMQERNLGYLAVSLGFYKTLFSAPGSSTSSEIPEDEQKDMGLTDGLIRFSIGLDNDIERTYNMMKACMVELGILSA; via the coding sequence ATGGCATTTAATCCTGCAGACAAAATTCAAGATTTACAATATTTCGGTGAATTTGGTGGTGTAAACCCATCTGTTTCTGATTCTTCTACTTATACATTCCTTTCGGCAAAAAGTATGTTTGATACTTTTGAAGGTAACGCTGAGGGTTGTTATCTTTACTCACGCCACACATCACCAAGTAACCTTTATTTAAGTCAAGCTCTTGCTGCTATGGAGGGTACTGAGACAGCTAATGTAGCTGCATCGGGTATGGGAGCTATTACTCCCGTATTATTACAACTTTGTGGCGCAGGCGATCATATTGTATCGAGCCGTACTATATATGGAGGTACATATGCCTTTATGAAAAACTTTTTGCCACGACTAAACATCAACACAGCATTTGTAGATATTACAAAACTAGATGTGGTAGAGGCTGCTATTACTCCTACTACTAAAGTTTTGTATTGCGAAACAGTAAGTAATCCACTACTAGAGGTTGCCGATATAGAAGGTTTATCTAAAATAGCAAAGAAACACAACCTAAAACTTATTGTAGATAATACATTCTCTCCATTATCAGTATCTCCTGTAACAATGGGTGCCGATGTAGTAATACATAGCCTTACTAAATTTATAAACGGAAGTAGTGATACTGTGGGCGGTGTTGTTTGTGCTTCAACAGAGTTTATAAATTCGCTTAAAAGTGTAAATGATGGTGCTAGTATGCTACTTGGTTCTACAATGGATAGCCTTCGTGCATCGAGTATATTAAAAAACTTACGCACACTACATATCAGAATAAAGCAACATAGCCATAACGCATTATACCTTGCTGAGCATTTTGAAAAAGATGGACTTAAAACTGTATATCCTGGTCTTGCAAGTCACCCAAGCCATGAATTGTATAAAGGTATGATTAACCCAGAGTATGGTTTTGGAGGCATGCTTACCATAGACGCAGGTTCTCTGGAAAAAGCTAACGAATTGATGGAGTTAATGCAAGAACGTAACTTAGGCTACCTTGCTGTAAGTCTTGGTTTCTATAAAACATTATTCAGTGCACCGGGTTCTTCTACATCTAGTGAAATACCAGAAGATGAGCAAAAAGATATGGGACTTACTGATGGTCTTATCCGTTTCTCTATAGGTCTTGATAATGATATAGAACGTACCTATAACATGATGAAAGCCTGTATGGTAGAACTTGGAATTCTTTCTGCATAA
- a CDS encoding Lrp/AsnC family transcriptional regulator: protein MNLDITDKKLLMLLQQDSRRTTKELSLKLNLSVTAVYERVKKLEREGIISNYVALLNHKKVQRAFGVFCHIKLVQHTKEYLTKFEQEVKKLDEVLECFHVSGDYDYILKIYVDDMEAYREFMVTKLTTIQHIGSTHSIFMINEVKNTNVIEV, encoded by the coding sequence ATGAATTTAGATATTACCGATAAAAAACTCCTTATGCTGTTACAGCAAGATAGCAGACGTACTACTAAAGAATTATCTTTAAAATTAAATCTTTCGGTTACTGCTGTTTATGAGCGTGTAAAAAAACTAGAACGCGAAGGTATTATTAGTAATTATGTAGCATTATTAAATCATAAAAAAGTACAGCGTGCTTTCGGGGTATTTTGCCATATTAAGTTAGTACAGCACACTAAAGAATATCTAACAAAATTTGAGCAAGAAGTTAAAAAACTTGATGAAGTACTCGAGTGTTTCCATGTGAGTGGTGATTATGATTATATTTTGAAAATATATGTAGATGATATGGAAGCTTATAGGGAGTTTATGGTTACAAAACTCACTACTATACAACACATAGGTAGTACTCACAGTATATTTATGATAAATGAAGTAAAGAATACCAATGTAATAGAGGTATAA
- the lpdA gene encoding dihydrolipoyl dehydrogenase, whose translation MSSFDVVVIGSGPGGYVSAIRCAQLGFNTAIIEKYPTLGGTCLNVGCIPSKALLDSSHHYHDATSHFKEHGIDIAGEIKVNFEQMIARKQGVVDQNVSGIKYLMDKNKITVLEGVGSFEDATHVKVTKNDGSSETIEAKNVIIATGSKPSSLPFIKIDKEKIITSTEALKLKEVPKHLVIIGGGVIGLELGQVYLRLGAQVSVVEYMDRIIPTMDASLSKELTKVLKKQGMKFYTSHKVKSVERNGADVKVEAENKKGETITLDGDYALVSVGRRPFTDGLNADKAGVKLTDRGQVEVNEHLQTNVSTIYAIGDVVRGAMLAHKAEEEGVFVAETIAGQKPHIDYNLVPGVVYTWPEVAAVGKTEEQLKEAGVQYKSGSFPFKALGRSRASMDTDGFVKILADAKTDEVLGVHMIGARTADLIAEAVTAMEFKASAEDISRMSHAHPTYAEAVKEAALAATDNRPLHM comes from the coding sequence ATGAGTTCATTCGACGTAGTCGTTATAGGTTCTGGTCCTGGTGGTTATGTATCAGCTATACGATGTGCACAACTAGGTTTTAATACCGCAATAATAGAAAAATACCCAACACTAGGAGGTACTTGCCTTAATGTAGGTTGTATTCCATCTAAAGCATTGTTAGATTCTTCGCACCATTACCACGATGCGACTTCACACTTTAAAGAACACGGTATTGATATTGCCGGAGAAATAAAAGTGAACTTTGAGCAAATGATAGCCCGTAAGCAAGGGGTTGTTGACCAAAACGTTAGTGGTATTAAATACCTAATGGACAAAAATAAAATTACTGTTCTAGAAGGTGTTGGTTCTTTTGAAGACGCTACTCATGTAAAAGTTACTAAAAACGATGGTTCATCCGAAACTATAGAAGCAAAAAATGTTATTATTGCTACAGGTTCTAAACCATCATCGTTACCATTTATAAAAATTGATAAAGAAAAAATAATAACTTCTACAGAGGCTTTAAAACTAAAAGAAGTACCTAAGCATCTTGTTATTATAGGTGGTGGGGTTATTGGTCTTGAGCTTGGGCAAGTATATCTTCGTCTTGGTGCACAAGTATCGGTAGTAGAGTACATGGATAGAATAATCCCTACTATGGACGCTTCATTATCTAAAGAACTTACCAAAGTGCTTAAAAAGCAGGGTATGAAATTCTACACTTCGCATAAAGTGAAATCGGTAGAAAGAAACGGTGCTGATGTAAAAGTGGAAGCTGAAAATAAAAAAGGCGAAACAATAACACTTGATGGAGATTATGCACTAGTATCTGTAGGTCGTCGTCCTTTTACAGATGGGCTTAACGCAGATAAAGCAGGGGTAAAACTTACAGATAGAGGGCAAGTAGAAGTAAATGAGCATTTACAAACTAATGTGTCTACTATATATGCTATAGGCGATGTAGTGCGTGGCGCAATGCTAGCACACAAAGCGGAAGAAGAAGGGGTATTTGTAGCTGAAACTATTGCAGGGCAAAAACCGCATATAGATTATAATCTTGTACCAGGTGTAGTATATACATGGCCGGAGGTTGCTGCTGTAGGTAAAACTGAAGAGCAACTGAAAGAAGCAGGAGTACAATATAAATCAGGTAGTTTCCCTTTCAAAGCATTAGGGCGCTCGCGTGCTAGTATGGATACTGACGGTTTTGTGAAAATACTTGCTGATGCAAAAACAGATGAAGTATTAGGGGTACACATGATAGGTGCTCGTACTGCCGATCTTATTGCTGAAGCAGTTACTGCTATGGAATTTAAAGCATCTGCAGAGGATATCTCTAGAATGAGCCATGCCCACCCAACCTATGCTGAGGCTGTTAAAGAAGCTGCGCTTGCTGCTACAGATAACAGACCATTACATATGTAA
- a CDS encoding anthranilate synthase component I family protein, protein MRTSISQTIQNPKEFKKQLLQWAQQFREVVFLDSNDYHREYNTYDAVLAVDALTAIQTDYNNVFEDLNTYQQITKDWIFGYLSYDLKNDTEKLESNNFDGLDFPDLFFFQPKKLFLIKDNQLEIAYLNMCDDEIDIDLKEIENLELIITNDTQQVVINQRISKESYIDKVGDMLAHIHRGDIYEANFCMEFYAEEAIVNPLETYEKLNTISEPPFATYFKNHQHYLLSASPERYIKKEGSKIISQPIKGTARRSADVIEDEAIKQELVINEKERSENIMIVDLVRNDLSRTAAKGSVNVEELCAVYSFKQVHHLISTITSQVAEGHTPVDVIKSTFPMGSMTGAPKISAMEIIEKLEETKRGLYSGAVGYFTPNGDFDFNVVIRSILYNSSNKYVSFSVGSAITSKSDPEKEYEECLLKAKAMLKTLEV, encoded by the coding sequence GTGAGAACTTCCATATCCCAAACTATACAAAACCCGAAAGAGTTTAAAAAACAACTATTGCAATGGGCACAACAATTTCGCGAAGTTGTATTTTTAGACAGTAATGATTATCATCGGGAATATAATACTTATGATGCCGTGCTTGCAGTAGATGCCCTTACAGCAATTCAGACCGATTATAATAATGTATTTGAAGACTTAAATACCTACCAGCAAATAACAAAAGATTGGATTTTTGGTTATTTATCCTATGATCTTAAAAATGATACGGAGAAATTAGAATCTAATAATTTTGATGGATTAGATTTTCCTGATTTGTTTTTCTTTCAGCCTAAAAAGCTATTTTTGATTAAAGATAATCAATTAGAAATTGCTTACTTGAATATGTGTGATGATGAGATTGACATAGACCTGAAGGAAATTGAGAATTTAGAATTAATAATTACGAATGATACTCAACAGGTAGTTATTAATCAAAGAATTAGTAAAGAAAGCTATATTGATAAAGTAGGCGATATGCTAGCACATATTCATAGAGGGGATATCTATGAAGCTAATTTTTGTATGGAGTTTTATGCAGAAGAAGCTATTGTCAATCCGCTAGAAACCTATGAAAAGTTAAACACTATTTCCGAACCACCATTTGCAACTTATTTTAAAAATCATCAACACTACTTGCTGTCTGCATCCCCAGAGCGGTATATTAAAAAAGAGGGGAGTAAAATAATATCACAGCCTATAAAAGGTACAGCCCGTAGAAGTGCTGATGTGATAGAAGATGAAGCTATTAAGCAAGAATTGGTAATTAATGAAAAAGAACGCTCAGAAAACATAATGATTGTCGATTTAGTGCGTAATGATCTATCGCGTACCGCAGCTAAAGGTTCGGTAAATGTTGAGGAGTTATGCGCAGTTTATAGCTTTAAACAGGTACACCATTTAATTTCTACAATAACATCACAGGTAGCAGAAGGGCATACCCCTGTAGATGTTATAAAAAGTACCTTTCCAATGGGTAGTATGACGGGTGCGCCGAAAATATCGGCTATGGAGATTATAGAAAAACTAGAAGAAACCAAGCGCGGGCTTTATAGTGGCGCTGTTGGCTATTTTACACCTAATGGTGACTTTGATTTTAATGTGGTTATTCGTAGCATTTTGTACAATAGCAGTAATAAATATGTGTCGTTCTCTGTAGGGAGCGCCATAACATCAAAATCTGACCCTGAAAAAGAATATGAAGAATGTTTATTAAAAGCAAAAGCAATGTTAAAGACACTCGAAGTATAA